The following coding sequences are from one Nicotiana tomentosiformis chromosome 3, ASM39032v3, whole genome shotgun sequence window:
- the LOC104085916 gene encoding uncharacterized protein isoform X1, whose product MGSDSILNGSIPITSSNPKDFAKKKRANRSAKLKQCKLDARREQWLSQVKNKGLKEEPNAGGTHSRAKNVESERRRLIEKLQIKPRGEEDNEGASNHYSDSDSPTSHTSSVLGGNDSGTNFTGSSSSSSSCTSSSSGGCCSGSMSEEDDDCLDDWEAVADALAATDHKQEQHNPSLDSHCERDDNVAHMSSRQVTSNRQVSESNDRGLAPRPPLSSQAWRPDDTFRPPSLPTLSKQYSFPMNSERHCRGGSVWGCKSLSSIPTSCPICCEDLDFTDTSFLPCSCGFRLCLFCHKRILEEDGRCPGCRKQYVQDPVEREATIDGGSLTVRLTRSCSMISRS is encoded by the exons ATGGGTTCCGATTCAATCCTCAACGGTTCGATCCCTATTACTTCCTCTAACCCCAAAGATTTTGCCAAGAAAAAAAGG GCTAATCGGTCGGCTAAGTTGAAGCAGTGCAAGCTTGATGCTCGACGCGAGCAGTGGCTTTCACAAG TGAAGAACAAAGGCTTGAAGGAGGAACCAAATGCTGGAGGAACACATAGTCGAGCAAAGAATGTTGAGAGTGAGAGGAGACGATTAATTGAGAAGTTGCAGATAAAGCCGAGAGGCGAAGAGGACAATGAAGGAGCATCAAACCACTACAGCGATTCTGATTCACCTACAAGCCACACCAGTAGTGTTTTGGGAGGAAATGATTCTGGGACTAATTTCACCGGGAGCAGCAGCAGTAGTAGTAGTTGTACCAGCAGTAGCAGTGGTGGATGTTGTTCAGGGAGTATGAGCGAAGAAGATGACGACTGCTTGGACGATTGGGAGGCTGTTGCTGATGCTCTGGCTGCCACTGATCACAAACAGGAGCAGCATAATCCCAGCTTGGATTCACATTGTGAGAGGGATGATAATGTTGCGCATATGAGTTCTAGGCAAGTGACTTCTAACAGGCAGGTTTCAGAGTCTAATGACAGAGGATTGGCACCTAGACCTCCTCTCAGTTCCCAGGCATGGAGGCCTGATGATACCTTCCGTCCACCGAGTCTGCCAACCTTGTCGAAGCAGTATAGTTTTCCAATGAATTCTGAGCGGCATTGTCGGGGAGGCTCTGTATGGGGATGTAAAAGTTTATCCTCCATACCCACGTCATGTCCTATATGCTGTGAAGATTTGGATTTTACAGACACAAGTTTTCTCCCTTGTTCATGTGGGTTTAGGCTTTGTCTCTTTTGTCACAAGAGGATTCTTGAGGAGGATGGGCGTTGCCCCGGGTGCAGGAAGCAGTATGTTCAGGATCCAGTCGAGCGAGAGGCTACCATAGATGGAGGCAGCCTGACAGTTCGATTGACTCGTTCTTGTAGCATGATATCAAGGTCCTAG
- the LOC104085916 gene encoding uncharacterized protein isoform X2 — protein sequence MLDASSGFHKNKGLKEEPNAGGTHSRAKNVESERRRLIEKLQIKPRGEEDNEGASNHYSDSDSPTSHTSSVLGGNDSGTNFTGSSSSSSSCTSSSSGGCCSGSMSEEDDDCLDDWEAVADALAATDHKQEQHNPSLDSHCERDDNVAHMSSRQVTSNRQVSESNDRGLAPRPPLSSQAWRPDDTFRPPSLPTLSKQYSFPMNSERHCRGGSVWGCKSLSSIPTSCPICCEDLDFTDTSFLPCSCGFRLCLFCHKRILEEDGRCPGCRKQYVQDPVEREATIDGGSLTVRLTRSCSMISRS from the exons ATGCTCGACGCGAGCAGTGGCTTTCACAAG AACAAAGGCTTGAAGGAGGAACCAAATGCTGGAGGAACACATAGTCGAGCAAAGAATGTTGAGAGTGAGAGGAGACGATTAATTGAGAAGTTGCAGATAAAGCCGAGAGGCGAAGAGGACAATGAAGGAGCATCAAACCACTACAGCGATTCTGATTCACCTACAAGCCACACCAGTAGTGTTTTGGGAGGAAATGATTCTGGGACTAATTTCACCGGGAGCAGCAGCAGTAGTAGTAGTTGTACCAGCAGTAGCAGTGGTGGATGTTGTTCAGGGAGTATGAGCGAAGAAGATGACGACTGCTTGGACGATTGGGAGGCTGTTGCTGATGCTCTGGCTGCCACTGATCACAAACAGGAGCAGCATAATCCCAGCTTGGATTCACATTGTGAGAGGGATGATAATGTTGCGCATATGAGTTCTAGGCAAGTGACTTCTAACAGGCAGGTTTCAGAGTCTAATGACAGAGGATTGGCACCTAGACCTCCTCTCAGTTCCCAGGCATGGAGGCCTGATGATACCTTCCGTCCACCGAGTCTGCCAACCTTGTCGAAGCAGTATAGTTTTCCAATGAATTCTGAGCGGCATTGTCGGGGAGGCTCTGTATGGGGATGTAAAAGTTTATCCTCCATACCCACGTCATGTCCTATATGCTGTGAAGATTTGGATTTTACAGACACAAGTTTTCTCCCTTGTTCATGTGGGTTTAGGCTTTGTCTCTTTTGTCACAAGAGGATTCTTGAGGAGGATGGGCGTTGCCCCGGGTGCAGGAAGCAGTATGTTCAGGATCCAGTCGAGCGAGAGGCTACCATAGATGGAGGCAGCCTGACAGTTCGATTGACTCGTTCTTGTAGCATGATATCAAGGTCCTAG